One genomic window of Dermacentor andersoni chromosome 8, qqDerAnde1_hic_scaffold, whole genome shotgun sequence includes the following:
- the LOC129384201 gene encoding uncharacterized protein, with protein sequence MRTFFTMTAPNATGSTAANTLAPISGPLPVPPSSSTPTIPPISTTPSFLSATPSVSTAPSAPSATPRVSTTPSVLSTTPSVSTAPSAPSTTPRVSTTHRVLSTTPSVSTAPSAPSTTPRVSTTPSVLSTTPSVSTTPSAPSTTPRVSTTPSVFSTTPSVSTTPSAPSTTPRVSTTPSVLSTTPSVSTTPSAPSTTPRVSTTPSVFSTTPSVSTTPSAPSTTPSISTPSSAPSTTPRCFFDHPKGFHNSQCSFDQPKRFYNAQCSFDIPKGFHNSQCSFDHPKRFYNAQCSFDHPKGFHNSQCSFDHPKRFYNAQCSFDHPKRFHNSQCSIAANGRNA encoded by the exons ATGAGAACATTCTTCACGATGACCGCCCCAAACGCTACCGGCTCGACGGCAGCCAATACCCTTGCTCCAATTTCTGGACCACTGCCGGTGCCTCCAAGTTCTAGCACTCCCACAATCCCTCCCATTTCCACAACTCCCAGTTTTCTTTCGGCCACCCCAAGCGTTTCTACAGCGCCCAGTGCTCCTTCGGCCACCCCAAGGGTTTCCACAACTCCCAGTGTTCTTTCGACCACCCCAAGCGTTTCTACAGCGCCCAGTGCTCCTTCGACCACCCCAAGGGTTTCCACAACTCACAGGGTTCTTTCGACCACCCCAAGCGTTTCTACAGCGCCCAGTGCTCCTTCGACCACCCCAAGAGTTTCCACAACTCCCAGTGTTCTTTCGACCACCCCAAGCGTTTCTACAACGCCCAGTGCTCCTTCGACCACCCCAAGGGTTTCCACAACTCCCAgtgttttttcgaccaccccaaGCGTTTCTACAACGCCCAGTGCTCCTTCGACCACCCCAAGGGTTTCCACAACTCCCAGTGTTCTTTCGACCACCCCGAGCGTTTCTACAACGCCCAGTGCTCCTTCGACCACCCCAAGGGTTTCCACAACTCCCAgtgttttttcgaccaccccaaGCGTTTCTACAACGCCCAGTGCTCCTTCGACCACCCCAAGCATTTCTACACCATCCAGTGCTCCTTCGACCACCCCAAGG TGCTTCTTCGACCACCCCAAGGGTTTCCACAACTCCCAGTGTTCTTTCGACCAGCCCAAGCGTTTCTACAACGCCCAGTGCTCCTTCGACATCCCCAAGGGTTTCCACAACTCCCAGTGTTCTTTCGACCACCCCAAGCGTTTCTACAACGCCCAGTGCTCCTTCGACCACCCCAAGGGTTTCCACAACTCCCAGTGTTCTTTCGACCACCCCAAGCGTTTCTACAACGCCCAGTGCTCCTTCGACCACCCCAAGCGTTTCCACAACTCCCAGTGTTCCATTGCCGCCAACGGCCGGAATGCCTAA